The Benincasa hispida cultivar B227 chromosome 9, ASM972705v1, whole genome shotgun sequence genome has a segment encoding these proteins:
- the LOC120087024 gene encoding probable galacturonosyltransferase-like 4: MANSFNNSNNSHFHFSISFLGLLLSLLLLSATATSAGIRLGIIRKPTSDVPIFREAPAFRNGDSCDKDEKIHVAMTLDSNYLRGTMAAVLSILQHSTCPENVEFHFLWARFEADVFSCIKATFPYLKFKVYRFDAGRVRGKISKSIRQALDQPLNYARIYLAEILPAEVKRVIYLDSDLVVVDDVAELWGVNLGDKVLAAPEYCHANFTKYFTDQFWSDPELAKTFDRRQPCYFNTGVMVVDVEKWRSGEFTQKMEEWMAVQKQRRIYHLGSLPPFLLVLAGDIRAVDHRWNQHGLGGDNLEGKCRSLHPGPISLLHWSGKGKPWLRLDSRKPCTVDHLWAPYDLYRPSTHSLEE, from the exons ATGGCCAATTCCTTCAACAACAGCAACAACAGCCACTTCCATTTCTCCATCTCTTTCCTCGGCCTCCTCCTGTCTCTCCTCCTCCTCTCCGCCACCGCCACTTCCGCCGGAATCCGCTTAGGAATCATTCGAAAACCTACATCCGATGTCCCGATCTTCCGCGAAGCTCCGGCGTTTCGCAACGGAGATTCCTGTGATAAAGATGAGAAAATTCATGTAGCTATGACATTGGATTCGAATTACCTTAGAGGAACAATGGCCGCGGTTTTGTCGATTCTTCAGCATTCGACTTGCCCGGAGAATGTTGAATTTCATTTCTTGTGGGCTAGATTTGAAGCGGATGTGTTCTCGTGTATAAAAGCTACGTTTCCTTACTTGAAATTTAAGGTTTATCGATTCGATGCCGGTCGTGTTCGAGGGAAAATATCGAAATCGATTCGTCAAGCTTTGGATCAACCGTTGAATTATGCGAGGATTTATTTGGCGGAGATACTGCCGGCGGAGGTTAAGAGAGTTATTTATTTGGATTCCGATTTGGTTGTTGTTGATGATGTTGCTGAGCTTTGGGGAGTGAATTTGGGAGACAAg GTATTAGCAGCACCGGAGTATTGTCATGCAAACTTCACAAAGTACTTTACAGACCAATTTTGGTCGGACCCGGAGCTAGCAAAGACATTTGATAGGCGACAACCGTGCTACTTCAACACAGGTGTAATGGTTGTAGACGTCGAGAAATGGCGGAGCGGTGAGTTCACGCAAAAGATGGAGGAGTGGATGGCAGTGCAAAAGCAGCGACGAATATACCACCTTGGCTCTCTACCGCCGTTCCTGCTCGTGCTTGCGGGTGACATACGCGCCGTCGATCACCGCTGGAACCAGCACGGTCTTGGAGGTGACAACCTTGAAGGCAAATGTAGGAGCCTCCACCCTGGTCCCATCAGCCTCCTCCATTGGAGTGGCAAAGGGAAACCATGGCTAAGGCTAGATTCTAGAAAGCCCTGCACCGTTGATCATCTTTGGGCGCCTTATGATCTCTATCGTCCATCCACTCATTCATTGGAAGAGTAA